The genomic region ATGCGTACTGTTCTGGAGTATATGCTGCCAGCATTTTCAGTAGCTGAGGCTACAGTGACTTCTTGATTGATTCCTTGTAATCCGTAGTACAAAATGACCAGCCTGATCAtttcaaagcaggaaaaaaatatatgtgttTTTGGAATCTGAGTTCTTCACATCTTGAGAAAGGTTCCCTTCAGCACCTAGGAGAATAAGAAATGGTGGTGGGGCAGAACATCTAGAGTtagagtggaaaaaaacccccacagaaTCAAATGTGAGTGCTCAACTgtagaagggaagaaagagtaTGATCTGTCATTGGATCCTTGTAggggaacagaacaaagaagaTGACTAGTTTGTGACtcaaaaataatatgaaaataagcaaagtggggagaaaaacagTCTGAAGCAACAAGATTGTTTTCAAGAGCACTCAGCAGTGAAACGGTTTCCCATTGGTAGTAGTTGAGGGCTGTCGTGCTGGAGATTTAAGAGCAGGTTAGATGAGCTGTTTGTGGGAGTCAGGATTAGATGCCTTGGGAACTGGTAATAGGATATGAAGCCTTTCATCCCTAGGTCAGTGTTTTGGATAGGGTCCAGGACAGCAGAGGCTGTCAATGGCATCTGATGGCTGCTTGCCTGTATGATATGAGTACTTGAATTTCACTCAGTTCCTTGTGAGAAAGCAAGAGCAACTTTTGTGAAATGGCTGTTTATGCCAGTTTGCCCTTTCTTTGGCCTTCTCACAGATGAAGTATTAAAGAGACCACGAGTACAATCTCTTATCTCATCTCTTTGAGGATAGTAACTCCAGACTTTTGTcgatgtggcactgtgggagaAGCTTACACTGCTGCTTCTATGTAGGTAAGGACACTAGTCCTGTCAGTCCAGCATTTTTTTCACAAGTGAAAAATTCAGGAAAAGTTCTAGAGTAAAAGTAATGGTATCATATAAGCAGGTGTTGGCTAATCACAGAAGTAACTTGGGATTTCTTCTCTGATTGTGAAtgcatgaataaataaaaaacctcaaATATTGCAGGCTACTGGCCCTTGTTCCTCTCAAGTCTGTGTGCAAATACAAAGTTGCACCCTGTGCCTGCAAGATAaatttctgcagttcagttgTATTGTATTTGAGTGTACAGGCAAGTTCTTTGACTAGgaagtttttcctctttgatgTGGGGGTGGAGAAGAGGACATTCTGTAACCGAAGGCTCTGCTGTGCTTGCAGGTGATGGCAAATGTGTGATCTGTGACTCCTACGTGCGGCCCTGCACTCTCGTGCGCATATGTGATGAGTGTAACTATGGCTCGTACCAAGGGCGCTGTGTGATCTGCGGGGGTCCAGGAGTGTCTGATGCCTACTACTGCAAGGAGTGTACCATCCAGGAAAAAGATGTATGTTGTCATCCAGTCTCCTGTTGAATTGGTTATGTCTTTATTTAGCAGCCATGCTTACCTCTAAGGGGCTTGGAGCTACTGAAATTAGTGTTGGGACATGGGACCCTTGTGTTCCACTACTAATATTGGTACTGGTTTTCATTACCTCGTACCTTTCTTCCCCTGTTGGTAGCTCCCTGTGTTTGCAAAGCATTTTGAGATATCGTTGCCTTTTGAGGTATTTTAACTCTCTTCATCCCAAAGGATCTTTGACTACTTTGCACTGCACACTCACGGTTCGCTTCCTCCACACGCTGCAAGTTACCGCTTTAAGTTGTTGTCTAACTAAATCTCTCAGCCTAGGTTTTATCAGGGTCAGAGATATTCCAGACATTGCAAAGGTGGTGGTAGAAGCAGCTCCTCACTAGAAGTCCATTATCAGCCACTGACCAAGGGCATGTATGGTACTGTAAGGCCTATGGAATCACCAcctgtgttttcctttgggTTACAACACAAAGTTAGATCTTAGTGTCCAGTATCTGCACTACTAATTATGTTTTACAAGTTTAAAGTTTCTTGTACAATTTCAATGGTatatgaattttttatttattcttttctggaATTACCTACATTGTAGACATCTCTTTTTCTGCTAACACTTTTTGGTGTAACGATCCCTTATTTCTATAGTCAGTGCTATAATCTTTTTATAACTTTCTTGTGCTGAAACATAGCCTCTGCGCACGTGAAATGAGGCAGCTGTTCACCCCCTGTAAGGTATTTGTTAATATCCAACACAGTGAGTGCAGGATGTGAAGAACTGCAAATGAATTAGCAGAAAGACGTTAGGGAGAAGGAAGAACATGATGCTTACAGTTGCAATATCCCCAGAATACAGACCTGATAGCTGTAAGAGTGTCTGTTAAAGGTTGATTGGGTTTTGGTGCTTTACAAATTCCATCTCCAGCACACCCTAATGACAGTGAAGAACATGCTTGAGAGAATGGTTCAGATCAATTTAGAGGAACGTGCTCAGCTGAGTGAGTTGCTGGTTTAATTCTCTGCGGTGCCTGTGTTTTCTCTAAAGGCCTGCAGCTAAATTCAGGACGGGGCAGGTCCTCGTCTGAATGTAGTCATTAGATCTGACAGGACCATAATCTTTCTTAGTATCTAAATATGGATATAAGTGCTGTGATGGTGGTGCTGCCTTCTACTTTAGAAATGATGTGAGAAACAGTAGTTTGTCACTTGCCTTTGGAACCAAGACACCTGGCTTGATAAGTCATAAGTAAAATAggcttggttttatttttactaattCGTATTGATACCCAACAGGTATTTTTCATAACCTAAGCTCACCTATAGCTTATCGTGTCTGGTTCAGGTGTGAAATagccagctgctctgcaagggaGGATTGTAGAAAACGtagagctggaggagcaggagaatGACAAGTCAGAACTGAGGTATTTTGACATCTGGGTGAAGGCTGCTGTGGGTGAAGACAGT from Gavia stellata isolate bGavSte3 chromosome 4, bGavSte3.hap2, whole genome shotgun sequence harbors:
- the PHF5A gene encoding PHD finger-like domain-containing protein 5A isoform X2 yields the protein MWHCGRSLHCCFYVGDGKCVICDSYVRPCTLVRICDECNYGSYQGRCVICGGPGVSDAYYCKECTIQEKDRDGCPKIVNLGSSKTDLFYERKKYGFKKR
- the PHF5A gene encoding PHD finger-like domain-containing protein 5A isoform X1, producing MAKHHPDLIFCRKQAGVAIGRLCEKCDGKCVICDSYVRPCTLVRICDECNYGSYQGRCVICGGPGVSDAYYCKECTIQEKDRDGCPKIVNLGSSKTDLFYERKKYGFKKR